In Turicibacter sanguinis, a genomic segment contains:
- the tpx gene encoding thiol peroxidase: MNVKFKGNYVTLEGTHVKVGHPSPKFVVTDQELNAVESKNFTGKKVYVSVPSIDTPVCDTEVRRFNQEAAALDNVSVYVISMDLPFAQARWCGAAGIDNIQVLSDYKKHDFGMKFGTYIKELGLLTRAVFVVDETDTITYVEYCEEVTEEPNYANVLQALKR, from the coding sequence ATGAATGTTAAATTTAAAGGAAATTATGTGACACTTGAAGGAACTCATGTTAAAGTAGGACACCCTTCTCCGAAATTTGTTGTGACTGATCAAGAATTAAATGCGGTTGAATCTAAAAATTTTACAGGTAAGAAGGTTTATGTTAGTGTTCCATCCATTGATACACCCGTTTGTGATACAGAGGTTCGTCGGTTTAATCAAGAAGCAGCAGCGCTTGATAATGTAAGTGTTTATGTCATTTCAATGGATCTTCCCTTTGCACAAGCTAGATGGTGTGGAGCGGCTGGAATTGATAACATACAAGTTTTATCTGATTATAAAAAACATGACTTTGGTATGAAGTTTGGAACGTATATTAAAGAATTAGGACTGTTAACTCGTGCTGTTTTTGTTGTAGATGAAACTGATACGATTACTTATGTAGAGTACTGTGAAGAAGTCACAGAAGAACCGAATTACGCTAATGTGTTACAGGCATTAAAACGATAA
- a CDS encoding putative ABC transporter permease, with amino-acid sequence MVTSHHPSSFAKGLNFYKLFWLFFVASFLGVVIETIWCMITRGVIESRTGLILGPFNLVYGLGALCMTAGLYPLREKPDRIILAGGFVIGSIFEYICSYFQEQCFGTISWDYSNFWFNLNGRVNLLYSLFWGLLAIAWIRYIFPKASILIEKIPNHIGIPLTWILVFFMVFNTSASAMALYRQSERRLEIPPSNRIEAFFDDYYPDEVMEKIYPNMVYIE; translated from the coding sequence ATGGTGACTTCACATCATCCTTCATCATTTGCTAAAGGATTAAACTTTTATAAGCTTTTTTGGCTTTTTTTTGTCGCATCCTTCTTAGGAGTCGTCATTGAAACGATATGGTGTATGATAACCCGTGGTGTTATTGAGAGTCGAACTGGCTTAATTCTTGGGCCTTTTAATCTAGTTTACGGATTAGGTGCTTTATGCATGACCGCTGGCCTCTATCCTTTAAGAGAAAAACCAGACCGAATCATCTTAGCAGGAGGATTTGTGATTGGAAGTATTTTTGAATATATTTGTAGCTATTTTCAAGAGCAATGTTTTGGGACTATATCTTGGGACTATAGTAATTTTTGGTTCAATTTAAATGGTCGAGTTAATTTACTTTACTCATTATTTTGGGGATTATTAGCCATTGCTTGGATTCGATATATTTTCCCGAAAGCTTCTATCTTAATCGAAAAAATCCCAAATCATATTGGTATTCCATTAACTTGGATATTGGTTTTCTTTATGGTGTTCAATACATCGGCATCTGCTATGGCTCTTTACCGTCAATCTGAAAGAAGATTAGAAATACCTCCAAGCAATAGAATTGAAGCATTTTTTGATGATTATTATCCTGACGAAGTCATGGAAAAAATTTATCCTAATATGGTTTATATTGAATAA